A window of Ranitomeya variabilis isolate aRanVar5 chromosome 2, aRanVar5.hap1, whole genome shotgun sequence contains these coding sequences:
- the LRATD1 gene encoding protein LRATD1 gives MGNQLDRITHLNYSELPTGDPSGIEKDELRVGVAYFFSDEEEDLDDRGQSERYTVRDPSPSECEGHILLNEIEFSAFSCQECIFSKLRGSQDLSVYPMQGLLTFCKPGDLLELIFICPTADHSLPPSPHWAVYIGQGQIIHLHHGEIRKDNVFEVGGGCMGRVVSGWYRYRPLTAELVLQNACGHLGLRSDEICWTNSESFAAWCRFGNREFKAGGEVHSDNLQYFLKLHLEENNIHTMRFHSLEELIREKRNLDASGKLRVIKELSMMENKE, from the coding sequence ATGGGAAATCAACTGGATCGCATCACCCACCTGAATTACAGTGAGCTGCCAACAGGAGACCCTTCTGGGATAGAAAAGGACGAGCTACGAGTTGGGGTGGCCTACTTTTTCTCTGATGAGGAGGAGGACCTGGACGATAGAGGGCAATCTGAGCGATACACTGTGAGGGACCCCAGTCCCAGCGAGTGTGAGGGGCATATTCTACTCAATGAGATTGAGTTTTCTGCCTTTAGTTGCCAGGAATGCATCTTTTCCAAGCTCAGGGGCAGCCAGGATCTCAGTGTCTATCCTATGCAAGGCTTGTTGACCTTTTGCAAACCAGGGGATCTCCTGGAATTGATCTTTATTTGCCCCACTGCAGACCATTCTCTTCCCCCATCACCTCACTGGGCTGTTTACATTGGGCAGGGACAGATTATACACTTGCACCATGGGGAGATCCGCAAAGACAATGTGTTCGAGGTAGGCGGAGGGTGTATGGGCCGGGTGGTTAGTGGTTGGTATCGATATAGACCCCTGACCGCTGAGCTGGTCCTCCAAAACGCATGTGGACACCTTGGCTTACGAAGCGATGAGATCTGCTGGACTAACTCTGAAAGTTTTGCAGCCTGGTGTAGGTTTGGCAACAGAGAATTCAAAGCCGGTGGCGAGGTCCATTCTGATAACCTTCAGTATTTTTTGAAACTCCATCTGGAAGAGAATAACATTCATACCATGAGGTTTCACAGTCTGGAGGAACTTATACGTGAGAAACGTAATTTGGATGCTAGTGGGAAACTAAGAGTCATCAAAGAACTCTCCATGATGGAGAACAAGGAGTAA